The following proteins come from a genomic window of Diadema setosum chromosome 20, eeDiaSeto1, whole genome shotgun sequence:
- the LOC140243394 gene encoding galanin receptor 2a-like: protein MSSADLSTFAPVQTTTSGVHEAMNGSNNDWVRTPMDWQWWRIITLLLSLVGIVGNLLVMLVLFRPRRSRPSTDILIAGLAVADFFTSIFICPLPEFERVPSTLGAQFYCRIIFSHVFMWTSICASIFTLTTISVERLLAVRFPFTFKRLFTDQHTKLTLVLIWLFAALINTASTYVTFIRDNKCVVEFSTPQFQQFIGVFFFLVEYLLPVVAMITAHVLTIRSLNNRAQALTTGKNRRKPDLKLLEARRRVVKMLFLVLVTFIICWTPDQFGFLALSVGIVDFSHLNSPLYHTFVVLAFVNSCANPFIYAARNVNFRTALKELFRLPGQDGIKSKAVFAVPDDSSKTSTEMLDKSDTGASSMDELDDPA, encoded by the coding sequence ATGTCTTCTGCCGATCTCTCCACCTTCGCACCGGTCCAAACCACGACCAGCGGCGTTCACGAAGCCATGAATGGTTCCAACAACGATTGGGTGCGGACCCCAATGGATTGGCAGTGGTGGCGGATCATCACGCTTCTACTCTCACTGGTCGGGATAGTGGGAAACCTTCTGGTAATGTTGGTTCTCTTTCGTCCAAGACGCTCTCGCCCTTCCACAGATATCCTGATCGCCGGGCTGGCCGTCGCTGACTTCTTCACATCCATCTTCATCTGCCCACTACCAGAATTCGAGAGGGTACCGAGTACGCTTGGCGCCCAGTTCTACTGTCGCATCATCTTCTCCCATGTCTTCATGTGGACTTCCATCTGCGCTTCCATATTCACCCTCACGACCATCTCTGTCGAAAGGCTGCTGGCAGTGCGCTTTCCGTTCACCTTCAAGCGGCTCTTTACGGACCAGCACACCAAATTGACCCTTGTCCTCATCTGGCTCTTCGCAGCACTCATCAACACTGCGAGCACCTACGTCACTTTCATCCGTGACAACAAATGCGTTGTGGAATTTTCGACGCCGCAATTTCAGCAGTTCATCggcgtcttcttcttcttggttGAGTACCTACTCCCAGTAGTGGCCATGATAACCGCGCACGTTCTCACCATACGCAGCCTGAACAACCGCGCGCAGGCATTGACTACGGGCAAAAATCGCAGGAAGCCAGATCTCAAGCTACTCGAGGCGCGTCGCCGCGTGGTGAAAATGCTATTCCTCGTGCTCGTCACGTTCATCATCTGCTGGACCCCCGACCAATTTGGTTTCCTTGCCTTAAGTGTGGGCATCGTAGACTTTTCTCATCTTAACAGTCCCCTCTATCACACGTTCGTGGTGCTGGCCTTCGTCAATTCCTGCGCGAATCCGTTTATTTACGCGGCGAGGAATGTGAACTTTCGGACTGCGCTCAAGGAGCTCTTTAGATTACCAGGTCAAGACGGGATCAAATCCAAAGCAGTGTTCGCCGTGCCTGATGACAGCAGCAAAACATCTACTGAAATGTTAGACAAGTCGGACACTGGAGCCAGCAGCATGGATGAGCTGGATGACCCCGCTTAA
- the LOC140243393 gene encoding uncharacterized protein, whose translation MAPCVLELLEGFWFVSFLIADDEFRKPTYTDQYLAYDSHHPKSVKRGVVKCLCERASRIVSKPHCTAPEKLHVSSALVSNGYPISFVNRASRKKRATSEEPARFKSTVVLPYVDSIAHTLRRRLEKHDIRVVFKSDTILNQLVLPKDPVLPDRRDGVVYKIPCSTCEKVYIGETGRPVGERMHEHRRRNVRLGRTESSAVAEHAWSSEHHPNWKVSCIAQDKHWYTRRVKEAIHIRLHPNNINRDSGIDIPDEWISAIRRHSTNRSVAVISHG comes from the exons ATGGCGCCGTGTGTACTAGAGCTCCTGGAAGGATTTTGGTTCGTCTCCTTTCTCATTGCAGATGACGAATTCAG AAAGCCCACGTACACCGATCAGTACCTGGCTTACGACTCACACCATCCGAAGTCTGTGAAGCGCGGGGTTGTGAAGTGTCTCTGCGAGAGAGCTTCACGCATCGTCTCCAAACCCCATTGCACTGCGCCGGAGAAATTGCATGTATCATCAGCGCTCGTTTCGAATGGCTACCCGATTTCGTTTGTGAACCGCGCCTCCCGGAAAAAGCGCGCCACTTCCGAGGAACCTGCCCGATTTAAGTCTACCGTGGTCCTCCCGTATGTGGACAGCATCGCTCACACACTCCGGCGACGTTTGGAGAAGCATGACATTCGCGTCGTTTTCAAGTCCGATACCATCCTTAATCAACTGGTCCTCCCAAAGGACCCCGTTCTCCCCGACAGGCGCGATGGAGTCGTTTACAAGATTCCATGCTCAACCTGTGAGAAGGTCTACATTGGCGAGACTGGTAGACCTGTAGGCGAGCGCATGCATGAACATCGCCGCCGAAATGTTCGACTTGGACGCACGGAGAGTTCCGCTGTCGCCGAACATGCATGGTCATCCGAGCACCATCCCAACTGGAAGGTTAGCTGCATTGCGCAGGACAAGCATTGGTACACGCGCCGTGTCAAGGAAGCGATCCACATCCGTTTACACCCGAATAACATCAACAGGGATAGCGGTATTGACATCCCTGACGAATGGATATCGGCCATTCGACGCCACTCGACCAACCG gTCTGTAGCAGTCATATCTCACGGATAG
- the LOC140243395 gene encoding uncharacterized protein, producing the protein MTSESVDFFDINGFTHFNKYRAERRGGGVSIYVRNNLSPKHVPEISVPRDIEVVWCHIRPKRLPREVSSIYIASVYCPPNCGIEPDLTDHLITSVDTIRTQHPDAGFVMLGDFNQLDTDTICQNISLQQIIKAPTRNNALLDKIMTNLMRFYRNAEITSPLGLSDHNVILWYPQLSSLLHRNVVHTRVVRPMRDSDIRAFGQWISSQTWSEVSDAGETAGKCDAFYAALHSAIDQFFPTKQVKTHQNDKPWVTPVLKAMIKQRQSLFKSGSKYQWKACSNKVIRTIAREKQRFYHDRVHNLKHEDPKSWYRNIRIMTNGSRQSPNIDVPNIDQSETLQIAQAINKQFVQVASDIPPLNRNNLPAYLPARGPPPSVQPWEVMRQLERVKVGKSAGPDEVPAPSHYM; encoded by the exons ATGACCAGTGAATCAGTAGACTTCTTCGACATAAATGGCTTcacccattttaacaaataccGAGCagagaggagaggaggaggtGTATCAATTTATGTGAGAAACAACCTATCCCCTAAGCATGTACCTGAAATTTCAGTCCCGAGAGACATAGAGGTGGTCTGGTGTCATATCCGACCTAAGCGCCTTCCACGTGAGGTATCCAGTATCTACATTGCCTCGGTGTACTGTCCACCCAACTGTGGTATCGAGCCAGACTTGACTGACCATCTCATTACCAGTGTCGACACAATCCGCACGCAACACCCCGATGCTGGCTTCGTAATGCTGGGGGACTTCAACCAACTGGACACTGATACCATCTGCCAAAATATATCACTCCAGCAAATTATCAAGGCCCCTACACGTAACAATGCGCTCTTGGAcaagataatgacaaacctgaTGCGATTTTACAGAAATGCAGAGATTACATCCCCTCTTGGACTCAGTGATCACAATGTTATCTTGTGGTACCCACAACTGAGCTCCCTTCTACATAGGAATGTTGTTCACACACGAGTAGTTCGGCCCATGCGAGACTCCGACATCCGAGCATTTGGTCAATGGATATCAAGCCAAACCTGGAGTGAGGTCAGCGACGCAGGTGAGACAGCAGGAAAATGTGATGCTTTCTACGCAGCTCTGCATTCAGCCATCGATCAATTTTTCCCAACGAAACAAGTGAAAACTCACCAAAATGATAAGCCCTGGGTGACACCTGTCCTCAAAGCAATGATAAAACAACGACAAAGCCTGTTCAAGAGTGGATCCAAATATCAGTGGAAAGCCTGCAGCAACAAAGTGATCAGAACCATTGCTAGGGAGAAGCAGCGTTTCTATCATGACCGTGTTCATAATCTTAAGCATGAAGACCCAAAGTCTTGGTACAGGAATATTCGAATCATGACCAATGGATCTCGGCAAAGTCCCAATATCGATGTCCCCAATATCGACCAATCAGAGACGCTTCAAATAGCTCAAGCTATCAATAAGCAATTTGTGCAGGTTGCTAGTGACATACCACCACTAAATCGCAATAACCTTCCTGCCTACCTACCAGCACGAGGACCTCCCCCATCAGTCCAACCATGGGAGGTGATGCGTCAGTTGGAGCGGGTCAAAGTTGGAAAGTCAGCTGGACCCGATGAAGTACCTGCAC CCTCACACTACATGTAG